AACCTGATGTGAATAGTTATTTCATGTTTTAGTTATTGTTATTCTAGCATACTATTTACCGTTTGTCTAACTGGACAGTCAAGAGTATTCCACCTATTTCCATGTTTTAACAGTTTTCACTGTTTGCCACACTTTGCCGCATTACTGCAGCATGCGCTGCAGGAACTGCAGCCCTGTCCCCTGTACATTTTTCTAACATTCTTTACAATGATCCAAATTGCTGCCAGGCAAAATATTGCTATAGCAATAATCTCAATAATCTTCATACAATCACCATCCTTTTCGGCCTACTGTCTTCATAGTCTCAAACACTACCTTTAATCTTGTTCTATTACACTTTTCCATTTCATTTTTTACAAATTCACTTATTCAAATCCCAACATTAATCCTATCTGGTATGTCAGTACAGATAATATCCATGCACAGACCAAGCCATATAAGATAGCTATAACTGTCCATTTTACCGATTTGGTCTCGCTTTTTATGCATCCTATGGTTGCAATACAAGGTGAATAAAGGAGTGCCATAAGCATGAAGGAATATGCGGATAAAGGAGTAAAGTGCTGCATAAGTATTGAATCCAATCCATACTCTCCTGCTTTATATACTACTCCAAATGTACTTACAACTACTTCTTTTGCCAGTACTCCAAATATCAGGGCAATTGTCGCCTGCCATGTTCCAAATCCTGCAGGTTTAAATATTGGAGCTATAAAAGAACTTATTTTCCCTATTAAGCTTTCATCGCTGGCATATTCCACACCTGCAGGCAGGCTGGAAAGTAGCCATATTATAACTACTGCTGCCAGAATTATAGTAGTTACTCTCTTTACAAAATCACTTACCTTGTCCCACATATGAATTAATACTCCTCTTAAAGTGGGAATCCTATATGGAGGAAGTTCTATTATAAAAGAGGAATCTTCACTTTCAGGAATCAGTTTACCGAACAATTTAGTTGTAGCTATTGCCATTACTATTCCTATCAGGTATAGGGATGCAACTACCAATGCCTGATTTTTTGAAAAAAATGCACCTGCAAACAAAACATACACAGGAAGACGGGCACTGCATGAAATAAAGGGATTAGCCATAATAGTAATTAGCCTGTCCCGTTTGCTTTCCAAAGTCCTTGTAGCCATTACAGCAGGCACATTACATCCGAATCCCAGTATGAAAGGTATAAATGCTTTGCCGTTGAGACCTACCGTTCTCATAGGTTTGTCCATTATATATGCTACTCTGGCCATATATCCGCTGTCCTCAAGTACGGCAATTGCCATAAAAAGCATAAATAAAACAGGAACTATGCTCAATACTGACCCAACTCCACCTATAATACCATCTATAATGAATGATGTGAAAATTTCAGAGGCACCAATAACAGCCAGGCCGTTTCCTGCCAGTTCGCTCAAACCCTCTACGCCCATCTCCATAAGTCCTACTAAGGGCTCACTAAATTTAAATGTAAACACGAAAACCAGGTACATTACTGCTATAAAGAACGGCAACCCCCAAATTCTATGAGTAAGTACACTGTCAATTTTATCTGTTAAAGTATTAGTTTCTATCTTGGGAGTGCTGACACATTGTTTAACAATTTTATTAATTAACTCATATCTTTTAGAAATTATATATGAGTCAAGTCCGGTCCCCAGCTGATTTTCCAGATTCTTTCTTTCAATCCTAATATAATCTAATAAATCTTTACCATTTTTCATAGCGGAAATCTGGGTATTTAATTTTTCATCATCTTCCAGCAGTTTAATGGAAAGCCACCTTGAAGGGTATTTTTTAGATAATTCACTTATACCATCAATCATTTTGCTGATTTGGAGAATTTTTTCTTCTACCACCGGACCATAATCAACTTTGAACTGTCCTTTTTTCTTTTGAGTTCCCTTTTCTTCCAATTTATGTTTTGTCAATATAATTTCATTGATTTCATCTATACCTAACCTTTTGGTAGCTATGGTCGGTACTATATTTGTACCAAAATATTGAGACAATTTCTCCAAATTAATGTCTATACCTAATTTTTTTGTCTCATCCATCATATTAAGTGCAATAATAACATCCGCATCCATCTCCAGCAGCTGTACCGTAAGATATAAATTCCTGTTAAGGTTGGTAGAATCAACAACATTAACTATTACATCAGGTTTTTCATTTAATATATATTCTCTGGCAACAACCTCATCTTCAGAATAAGCTCCCATACTATATATTCCTGGGAGGTCAACTACCTTTATCAGCTCTCCTCTATATATTATCTCTCCTTCTCTTTTTTCCACAGTAACACCAGGCCAATTACCTACATGCTGTCTTGCACCTGTTATATTGTTAAACAGGCTTGTTTTGCCTGTATTTGGATTACCTGCCAGAGCAACTGTAATACTTCCCATAATTTACCCCCTCTTTTGTTAGACACAACTAACATCCTGGCATAAATTAAACAACAGCAATCTTTTGAGCCATTCCATGCCCTAAAGCAAACCTGCTGTTTCCAACCATTACTATTAAAGGCCCGCCGCTATTGGATAAAACTCTTATTGGTGTTCCTTCAAGAATTCCAATTTCCATTAATTTATTACGGCAATTTCTTCCTCCCATGATTTCTTTAACTTTTACAATTTCACCGGAGTTAATATCATTTAATAAAGTAGGTTTATATTCTTTTATAATATGATTTTTCATTAACAGCACCTCCCCAAAACATTATTATCCGAATCTGCTTTTATCTATATCTATTTTTACTTCTATACTATTCTCTTTAGTTATCATAAATCTATTTTGTCAATTTACTTTTCGATTTATCTTCTTAATATTTCTTATTTTCTTAAATTGTCTTTATTTATTCTTTTTCTATATTGTCTTTAAATTTGTTACCTGTTAGTCTATACATCTTCTTTAGTGTAATTGTCCATAAAATCTATTAACTTATCCAATGAAGTAGAACTTATTGAATGTTCAATCAAACAAGCATCCCTGTGGGAAATCTCTTTACTTACTCCTAAAACCTCCTCAAAAAACCTTACCAAAATATCATGTTTTTCTTTCACTTTCAAGGCTATCTGTTCACCCTTTTCTGTGAGAACCAAAGGACCATATTTTTCATGAGCAACCAGCCCAGCCTTTTTTAGCTGTGAGACTGCCTGATGTACACTGGATTTTGCAACCTCAAGCTCTTCAGCCAGATCTGTTACACGAACCTTTTCATTTTGTTGGCTTATGTTCAATATAGCCTCAAGATAATCCTGCAACGAGGGTGAAACACTAATTTTATTTGTCACATTTTCACATCCAAATTTATTAGTCTTACCTAACATTTATTTTACACTTTACCTCCATAAAAATCAATAATAGGGAAAATTTTTTTTAATATTTATAGACTCCCTCAATCGGACACACTTATACATAACCCTACATATTATGTAGTAGGAATTATTAGTGTAAGATGTGTATAAATATGTTTATATTCCCAATGGGTATAAATCCCCT
This genomic interval from Clostridiaceae bacterium contains the following:
- the feoB gene encoding ferrous iron transport protein B, whose protein sequence is MGSITVALAGNPNTGKTSLFNNITGARQHVGNWPGVTVEKREGEIIYRGELIKVVDLPGIYSMGAYSEDEVVAREYILNEKPDVIVNVVDSTNLNRNLYLTVQLLEMDADVIIALNMMDETKKLGIDINLEKLSQYFGTNIVPTIATKRLGIDEINEIILTKHKLEEKGTQKKKGQFKVDYGPVVEEKILQISKMIDGISELSKKYPSRWLSIKLLEDDEKLNTQISAMKNGKDLLDYIRIERKNLENQLGTGLDSYIISKRYELINKIVKQCVSTPKIETNTLTDKIDSVLTHRIWGLPFFIAVMYLVFVFTFKFSEPLVGLMEMGVEGLSELAGNGLAVIGASEIFTSFIIDGIIGGVGSVLSIVPVLFMLFMAIAVLEDSGYMARVAYIMDKPMRTVGLNGKAFIPFILGFGCNVPAVMATRTLESKRDRLITIMANPFISCSARLPVYVLFAGAFFSKNQALVVASLYLIGIVMAIATTKLFGKLIPESEDSSFIIELPPYRIPTLRGVLIHMWDKVSDFVKRVTTIILAAVVIIWLLSSLPAGVEYASDESLIGKISSFIAPIFKPAGFGTWQATIALIFGVLAKEVVVSTFGVVYKAGEYGLDSILMQHFTPLSAYSFMLMALLYSPCIATIGCIKSETKSVKWTVIAILYGLVCAWILSVLTYQIGLMLGFE
- a CDS encoding FeoB-associated Cys-rich membrane protein; the protein is MKIIEIIAIAIFCLAAIWIIVKNVRKMYRGQGCSSCSACCSNAAKCGKQ
- a CDS encoding metal-dependent transcriptional regulator, whose amino-acid sequence is MTNKISVSPSLQDYLEAILNISQQNEKVRVTDLAEELEVAKSSVHQAVSQLKKAGLVAHEKYGPLVLTEKGEQIALKVKEKHDILVRFFEEVLGVSKEISHRDACLIEHSISSTSLDKLIDFMDNYTKEDV